A portion of the Juglans microcarpa x Juglans regia isolate MS1-56 chromosome 1D, Jm3101_v1.0, whole genome shotgun sequence genome contains these proteins:
- the LOC121249758 gene encoding nodulation protein H encodes MAEEMCFFNKDTLVLKPPKRSPMLSRMVILVFAMVFGVYIYSICLKGISTHTKTKFRNLQVIERPCHDNGIELSEIHYTHFPKPETYSRAECEHNPVQFFAILSMQRSGSGWFETLLNSHVNVSSNGEIFSVKDRRKNISSIVQNLDRVYNLDWFSSASRNQCTAAVGFKWMLNQGLMEHHKEIAEYFNRKGVSAIFLFRRNLLGRMVSVLANSYDRYAKLLNGTHKSHVHTHEEANILSKYKPFINCTSLITDLKDMEVTRAKVLEYFNNTRHIILYYEDIIMNHTKLDNVQDFLKLPKMELTSRQIKIHKGPLSDHIRNWEDVNKTLTGTAYESFLRSEY; translated from the exons ATGGCGGAAGAAATGTGTTTCTTCAACAAG GATACTCTCGTACTAAAGCCTCCAAAGAGATCTCCAATGTTATCAAGGATGGTAATCTTAGTGTTTGCAATGGTCTTTGGCGTTTATATCTACTCAATCTGTCTAAAGGGGATAAGCACCCACACCAAGACTAAATTTCGGAACCTTCAAGTTATTGAAAGGCCTTGCCATGACAATGGCATTGAGCTATCCGAAATTCATTAcactcatttcccaaaacctgAAACTTATAGCAG GGCTGAGTGTGAGCATAATCCTGTACAATTCTTTGCCATCTTGTCAATGCAGAGGTCGGGAAGTGGGTGGTTTGAGACCCTATTAAATAGTCATGTTAATGTAAGCTCCAATGGGGAGATATTCTCTGTTAAGGATAGgaggaaaaatatttcttccATTGTACAGAATCTTGATAGAGTATACAACTTGGATTGGTTCAGTAGTGCTTCCAGAAATCAATGCACTGCAGCAGTGGGCTTCAAGTGGATGCTTAATCAG GGATTAATGGAGCACCATAAAGAAATTGCAGAATACTTCAATCGTAAGGGCGTTTCTGCAATATTTCTCTTCCGAAGAAATTTATTGGGTCGGATGGTTTCAGTGCTTGCCAATTCCTATGATCGATATGCTAAGCTATTGAATGGAACTCACAAGTCACATGTGCATACACACGAAGAg GCCAATATCCTTTCAAAGTACAAGCCTTTTATAAACTGCACCTCGTTGATTACAGACCTGAAGGATATGGAGGTGACAAGAGCCAAAGTTTTGGAGTACTTTAATAATACTCGGCACATCATTCTTTACTATGAAGATATTATCATGAACCACACT AAACTAGACAATGTTCAAGATTTTTTAAAGCTTCCAAAGATGGAATTGACAAGCCGGCAAATCAAAATACACAAGGGGCCCCTGTCGGATCACATTAGGAACTGGGAGGACGTTAACAAGACACTTACTGGAACAGCTTATGAGAGTTTTCTCCGTTCAGAGTATTAG